From a single Constrictibacter sp. MBR-5 genomic region:
- a CDS encoding PhzF family phenazine biosynthesis protein, producing MSIPIYQVDAFADRVFGGNPAAVCPLETWLPDAVMQAIAAENNLSETAFFVPRGDDYDLRWFTPGVEVDLCGHATLGSAWVIFNRLAPERSVVRFHTRSGILTVKRDGDSLAMDLPANPAKPCDDAPGLLEALGATPAEVLTTRDHFVAVFPTQAEVRDLAPDFGRMAALDRWAVMVTAPGDDVDFVSRFFAPRKGVPEDPVTGSAHCVLTPFWAARLGRNELTARQISRRGGSLRCRLLGDRVELVGRVAPYLQGTIDI from the coding sequence ATGTCTATTCCGATCTATCAGGTCGATGCCTTTGCCGACCGGGTGTTCGGCGGCAATCCTGCCGCCGTTTGCCCGCTGGAAACCTGGCTGCCCGACGCCGTGATGCAGGCGATCGCGGCAGAGAACAACCTCTCCGAGACGGCCTTCTTCGTGCCGCGCGGCGACGACTACGACCTGCGCTGGTTTACGCCGGGTGTCGAGGTCGATCTCTGCGGCCACGCGACGCTCGGCTCGGCTTGGGTGATCTTCAATCGCCTCGCACCAGAGCGCTCGGTCGTGCGCTTCCATACGCGCAGCGGCATCCTGACCGTGAAGCGCGACGGCGACAGCCTCGCCATGGATCTCCCGGCCAACCCGGCGAAGCCGTGCGACGATGCGCCGGGCCTGCTGGAGGCGCTGGGTGCGACACCCGCCGAGGTGCTGACGACGCGCGACCATTTCGTCGCGGTCTTCCCGACACAGGCCGAGGTGCGCGACCTGGCGCCCGACTTCGGCCGCATGGCGGCCCTCGACCGCTGGGCGGTGATGGTCACCGCACCCGGCGACGACGTCGACTTCGTCTCCCGCTTCTTCGCGCCGCGCAAGGGCGTGCCGGAGGATCCCGTTACCGGCTCCGCACACTGCGTCCTCACACCGTTCTGGGCGGCGCGGCTCGGCCGGAACGAACTCACCGCGCGCCAGATCTCCCGCCGGGGCGGATCCCTGCGCTGCCGCCTCCTGGGGGATCGGGTTGAGTTGGTCGGACGGGTCGCGCCCTATCTGCAGGGCACGATAGACATCTGA
- a CDS encoding cation:proton antiporter family protein has protein sequence MDLGSAFYEIAALLALASVAGLAAVLLRQPLIVAFIIVGLLAGPNLLGITRSVEHVDLLADIGIALLLFLVGLKLDLDLVRTLGSVALATGLGQVAFTSIVGFVICLALGLDMIEAAYVSVALTFSSTIIIVKLLSDKREIDALHGRIALGFLIVQDIAVVVAMMALSAIGVGAAAEGSGIAVLQTLGSAAAAILGIALFMRFAAQPLLGMLARVPELLTTFAIAWAVLLAALGDWSGIGMELGGLLGGVSLASTTYREAVASRLSSLRDFLLLFFFIGLGTHLDLSILGAQIEASIVLSLFVLIGNPLIVLAIMGWLGYRKRTGFLAGLTVAQISEFSLIFMAMGVSLGHVGPEMMALVTLVGLVTIGLSTYMIVYSQPLYAMLEPVLWPFERRIAHRESADDSPDEGRPHDVILFGLGRYGLRIARGLRDANITVLGVDFNPEAVQAAAAEGFPAIYGDAADPEFPTTLPLGRASWIVTGMPPHYAGPTHLDARTALVRALRDCGYRGRIAVTSDRADLTERLEREGADLVLNPLSDAADRAVERIAAAMANRNA, from the coding sequence ATGGATCTGGGCTCGGCATTCTACGAGATCGCGGCGCTGCTGGCGCTGGCGTCCGTGGCGGGGCTGGCCGCCGTGCTGCTGCGCCAGCCGCTGATCGTCGCCTTCATCATCGTGGGACTGCTGGCTGGTCCGAACCTTCTGGGAATCACCCGCTCGGTCGAACACGTCGATCTGCTGGCCGATATCGGCATCGCGCTGCTGCTCTTCCTGGTCGGGCTGAAGCTCGACCTCGACCTCGTGCGGACGCTCGGCAGCGTGGCGCTCGCTACGGGGTTGGGACAGGTCGCCTTCACCTCGATCGTCGGCTTCGTCATCTGCCTGGCACTCGGGCTGGACATGATCGAGGCCGCCTACGTGTCGGTGGCACTGACCTTCTCCAGCACGATCATCATCGTCAAGCTTCTGTCGGACAAGCGCGAGATCGACGCGCTGCACGGCCGGATCGCCCTGGGCTTCCTGATCGTGCAGGACATCGCAGTGGTCGTCGCGATGATGGCGCTGTCGGCCATCGGCGTCGGTGCGGCAGCCGAAGGCTCCGGCATCGCGGTGCTGCAGACGCTGGGCAGCGCCGCCGCGGCCATCCTCGGGATCGCCCTGTTCATGCGGTTCGCGGCGCAGCCGCTGCTGGGGATGCTGGCGCGGGTGCCGGAGCTTCTGACGACCTTCGCCATCGCCTGGGCGGTGCTGCTGGCCGCCCTCGGCGACTGGAGCGGCATCGGCATGGAGCTGGGCGGGCTGCTGGGCGGCGTCTCGCTCGCCTCGACCACCTACCGCGAAGCGGTCGCCTCGCGGCTGTCGAGCCTGCGCGATTTCCTGCTGCTGTTCTTCTTCATCGGCCTCGGCACGCACCTGGACCTGTCGATCCTCGGCGCGCAGATCGAAGCCTCGATCGTGCTGTCGCTGTTCGTGCTGATCGGCAACCCGCTGATCGTGCTCGCGATCATGGGCTGGCTGGGCTACCGCAAGCGCACCGGATTTCTCGCCGGCCTGACGGTGGCGCAGATCAGCGAGTTCTCGCTGATCTTCATGGCCATGGGGGTCAGCCTCGGCCATGTCGGGCCGGAGATGATGGCGCTCGTGACCTTGGTCGGCCTCGTGACGATCGGCTTGTCGACCTACATGATCGTCTACTCGCAGCCGCTGTACGCGATGCTCGAACCGGTGCTCTGGCCGTTCGAACGGCGGATCGCTCACCGGGAGAGCGCCGACGACAGCCCCGACGAAGGGCGGCCGCACGACGTGATCCTGTTCGGCCTCGGTCGCTACGGCCTGCGGATCGCGCGCGGCCTGCGCGACGCGAACATCACGGTGCTGGGGGTCGACTTCAATCCGGAGGCCGTCCAGGCCGCCGCGGCGGAAGGCTTTCCGGCGATATACGGCGATGCCGCGGACCCGGAATTCCCGACGACGCTGCCGCTCGGACGGGCCAGCTGGATCGTGACGGGAATGCCCCCGCACTATGCGGGCCCGACGCATCTCGACGCGCGGACGGCGCTGGTACGGGCGCTGCGCGACTGCGGCTATCGCGGCCGCATCGCAGTCACTTCCGACAGGGCGGACCTCACCGAACGCCTGGAGCGCGAGGGCGCAGATCTGGTGCTGAACCCGCTCTCCGATGCCGCCGATCGCGCCGTCGAGCGGATCGCGGCGGCGATGGCGAACCGGAACGCGTGA
- a CDS encoding threonine dehydratase, whose protein sequence is MLKLTRDDLDRAHAVVGRFVPPTPAHDWPLLALRCGCEVWVKHENHTRLGAFKVRGGLVYFDAMRERLADGPGVVSATRGNHGQSVAFAARTNGVRAVIVVPEGNSVEKNAAMRALGAELVVHGADFQEALEHARGLAARDGLTMVPSFDPHLVAGVATYALEFFGQAPALDAVYVPIGLGSGICGVIAARDVLGLATEVVGVVSEGAPAYAHSFDAKRPVSSNRADTMADGIACRVPVPDAVEIICGGADRIVQVRDDEIRAAMRHYFMDTHNVAEGAGAAPLAALTKERSRMAGKRVGLVLSGGNVDLPVFRAALAAEGRADI, encoded by the coding sequence ATGTTGAAGCTCACCCGTGACGATCTCGACCGTGCCCACGCCGTCGTCGGACGCTTCGTTCCGCCGACCCCGGCGCACGATTGGCCGTTGCTGGCGCTGCGCTGCGGCTGCGAGGTCTGGGTCAAGCACGAGAACCACACCCGCCTCGGTGCCTTCAAGGTGCGCGGCGGCCTCGTCTACTTCGACGCGATGCGGGAGAGACTGGCGGACGGGCCGGGCGTCGTCTCGGCCACCCGCGGCAATCACGGCCAGTCCGTCGCCTTTGCGGCGCGCACGAACGGCGTCCGCGCCGTGATCGTCGTGCCCGAGGGCAACAGCGTCGAGAAGAACGCCGCGATGCGCGCGCTCGGCGCCGAACTCGTCGTCCATGGTGCCGACTTCCAGGAGGCGCTGGAGCATGCCCGGGGGCTCGCGGCGCGCGATGGGCTGACCATGGTGCCGTCGTTCGATCCCCACCTCGTGGCCGGCGTGGCGACCTACGCGCTGGAGTTCTTCGGCCAGGCTCCGGCGCTCGACGCGGTCTACGTACCGATCGGCCTGGGTTCCGGAATCTGCGGCGTCATCGCTGCCCGCGACGTGCTCGGCCTCGCGACCGAGGTCGTCGGCGTCGTCTCGGAGGGCGCACCGGCATACGCCCACTCGTTCGACGCCAAGCGCCCCGTGTCGAGCAACCGTGCCGACACGATGGCCGACGGCATCGCCTGCCGCGTGCCGGTGCCGGACGCGGTCGAGATCATCTGCGGCGGCGCCGACCGCATCGTCCAGGTTCGCGACGACGAGATCCGCGCCGCCATGCGGCACTATTTCATGGATACGCACAATGTCGCCGAGGGCGCCGGCGCGGCACCGCTCGCCGCGCTGACGAAGGAGCGGTCGCGCATGGCGGGCAAGCGCGTCGGGCTCGTCCTTTCGGGTGGCAACGTCGACCTGCCCGTGTTCCGGGCGGCGCTGGCCGCCGAGGGACGGGCCGATATCTGA
- a CDS encoding DUF1127 domain-containing protein, whose translation MSYAHHRSRPAGVILLPARRPRGLLDVLFLWSERARQRRLLAGLDERMLKDVGLSRTDVSHETGKPFWRD comes from the coding sequence ATGAGCTACGCCCATCACCGCAGCCGGCCCGCCGGCGTGATCCTTCTGCCGGCGCGCCGCCCGCGCGGCCTCCTCGACGTGCTGTTCCTCTGGAGCGAGCGTGCGCGACAGCGCCGGCTTCTCGCGGGCCTCGACGAGCGGATGCTGAAGGATGTCGGCCTCTCGCGCACCGACGTGTCTCACGAAACCGGCAAGCCGTTCTGGCGGGACTGA
- a CDS encoding methylated-DNA--[protein]-cysteine S-methyltransferase: MNQIIAAAPEADVHVQDDRLYDRIAAALDLIAERQADQPTLEAMARAAGMSPFHFQRVFTRWVGISPKKFLQYLTLDYAKARLAEADSVLGAALDVGLSGPGRLHDLFVTHEAVTPGAFKLRGAGLTIRWGWQPSPFGDCLLMATDRGVCGIAFAQTEGGGEGRAAAFADMTARWPSATFVEDEAGTAILAARVFDTALRRGSPLPLHLCGTNFQIRVWDALLRIPPGALVTYGGIAAAIGDPRAARAVGAAVGANPISWIIPCHRAILSNGYLRDYAWGKPRKAAMIGWEANARAGGAA, encoded by the coding sequence ATGAACCAGATCATCGCTGCGGCCCCCGAAGCGGATGTCCACGTCCAGGACGATCGCCTCTACGACCGCATCGCCGCGGCCCTCGACCTCATCGCCGAGCGGCAGGCCGATCAGCCGACGCTCGAGGCGATGGCGCGCGCCGCCGGGATGAGCCCGTTCCACTTCCAGCGCGTGTTCACGCGCTGGGTGGGGATCAGTCCGAAGAAGTTCCTCCAGTACCTGACCCTGGACTATGCGAAGGCGCGACTGGCCGAGGCCGACAGTGTGCTGGGCGCGGCGCTCGACGTGGGCCTGTCGGGGCCGGGCCGGCTGCACGACCTGTTCGTCACCCACGAGGCGGTGACGCCGGGAGCGTTCAAGCTGCGCGGGGCGGGCCTGACGATCCGCTGGGGCTGGCAGCCCAGTCCGTTCGGCGACTGCCTGCTGATGGCGACCGACCGTGGCGTCTGCGGCATCGCCTTCGCGCAGACGGAGGGCGGCGGAGAGGGCAGGGCGGCCGCGTTCGCGGACATGACCGCACGCTGGCCCAGTGCCACTTTCGTCGAGGACGAGGCCGGCACCGCCATCCTCGCGGCGCGGGTGTTCGACACCGCCCTGCGCCGCGGCTCGCCCCTGCCGCTCCATCTCTGCGGCACGAACTTCCAGATCCGGGTCTGGGACGCGTTGCTGCGCATCCCGCCGGGAGCGTTGGTGACGTATGGCGGCATCGCCGCCGCGATCGGCGATCCGCGGGCCGCTCGCGCCGTCGGGGCGGCCGTCGGGGCCAACCCGATCAGCTGGATCATCCCGTGCCACCGGGCGATCCTGTCGAACGGCTATCTGCGCGACTATGCCTGGGGCAAGCCGCGCAAGGCGGCGATGATCGGTTGGGAGGCGAACGCCCGCGCCGGCGGCGCGGCCTGA
- the phaR gene encoding polyhydroxyalkanoate synthesis repressor PhaR has product MPESKTDDKVVIKKYANRRLYDTRSSAYVTLDDLRQMVQDGVDFVVYDAKTKEDLTRAVLTQIIVEEEGKGQSLLPENFLRQIITCYGDNMRWMLPQYLDSTMSWFQQNQEAMRKQVETSFGRANPLTAIEEVSRHNMAAIEQAMRIFNPFVPPTSRPGGSPDDAPASTEPAPTPETRDSIDQLRRDLATLQKQMNDLYGRKE; this is encoded by the coding sequence ATGCCAGAGAGCAAGACGGACGACAAGGTCGTCATCAAGAAGTACGCGAACCGCCGCCTCTACGACACGCGGAGCAGCGCCTACGTCACGCTCGACGACCTGCGCCAAATGGTCCAGGACGGCGTGGACTTCGTCGTCTACGACGCGAAGACCAAGGAAGACCTGACCCGCGCCGTCCTCACCCAGATCATCGTCGAGGAAGAGGGCAAGGGGCAGAGCCTGCTGCCCGAGAATTTCCTGCGCCAGATCATCACCTGCTACGGCGACAACATGCGGTGGATGCTGCCGCAATATCTCGATTCGACGATGTCCTGGTTCCAGCAGAATCAGGAGGCGATGCGCAAGCAGGTCGAGACTTCGTTCGGACGCGCCAACCCGCTGACCGCCATCGAGGAGGTGAGCCGGCACAACATGGCGGCGATCGAACAGGCGATGCGCATCTTCAACCCGTTCGTGCCACCCACGTCCCGCCCCGGTGGATCGCCGGACGACGCGCCGGCATCGACCGAACCGGCGCCCACGCCCGAGACCAGGGACTCCATCGACCAACTGCGCCGCGATCTGGCCACGCTGCAGAAGCAGATGAACGACCTGTACGGCCGCAAGGAATAG
- a CDS encoding alpha/beta fold hydrolase yields the protein MRDEGAALARDLAAVPPDELAAAVAAEIAGRSARLLSAVERYRAHPGGTRQSPADVVWAEGSTRLLDLGPPDGIPLLVVPSLINRWYILDLMPERSFLARLVSRGVRPFVVDWGAPGEAERGFTLGDYIAGRLDGALDAAQRVAGSPVVVLGYCMGGLLATSLALRRQDEVPALAVVASPWDFHAVGPDEGRRAELSLAMLEPLIAAVGELPVDAIQWLFHSQDPFQVIDKFLRFGALPPDSPQAALFVAVEDWVNDGVPLAGAVARACLGGWYARNEPGRGEWHVAGRRVDPAAWRRPFLAIVPMRDRIVPPPSAAALADAVAGAERIETRGGHIGMIVGDAAPAVTARIADWLHDAARAFNCSAGAVRL from the coding sequence TTGCGCGACGAGGGCGCGGCGCTGGCGCGCGATCTCGCCGCGGTCCCGCCTGACGAACTCGCCGCCGCCGTAGCGGCCGAGATCGCCGGGCGCTCGGCCCGCCTGCTGTCCGCCGTCGAACGCTATCGCGCCCATCCGGGCGGGACCCGGCAGTCGCCCGCGGACGTCGTGTGGGCGGAGGGCTCGACACGGCTCCTCGACCTCGGCCCGCCGGACGGCATCCCGCTCCTGGTCGTCCCGTCGCTGATCAACCGCTGGTACATTCTCGACCTCATGCCCGAACGCAGCTTCCTTGCGCGGCTGGTGAGCCGGGGCGTGCGCCCCTTCGTCGTCGACTGGGGCGCGCCGGGTGAGGCGGAGCGCGGCTTCACGCTCGGCGACTACATTGCCGGCCGGCTGGACGGTGCGCTCGACGCCGCGCAGCGGGTCGCCGGGTCGCCGGTGGTCGTGCTCGGCTACTGCATGGGCGGCCTGCTGGCGACATCCCTGGCTCTGCGCCGCCAGGACGAGGTGCCGGCGCTGGCCGTCGTCGCCTCGCCCTGGGACTTCCACGCCGTCGGGCCGGACGAGGGCCGGCGCGCCGAACTGTCGCTGGCGATGCTGGAGCCGCTGATCGCGGCGGTCGGCGAACTCCCCGTGGACGCGATCCAGTGGCTGTTCCACAGCCAGGATCCGTTCCAGGTGATCGACAAGTTCCTGCGCTTCGGCGCGCTGCCGCCGGACTCGCCCCAGGCCGCTTTGTTCGTCGCGGTCGAGGACTGGGTCAACGACGGTGTGCCGCTCGCCGGCGCCGTGGCGCGCGCCTGCCTGGGCGGGTGGTACGCCCGCAACGAGCCGGGCCGCGGCGAATGGCACGTCGCCGGCCGGCGCGTCGACCCGGCGGCGTGGCGCCGGCCGTTCCTCGCCATCGTGCCGATGCGCGACCGCATCGTGCCGCCGCCCTCGGCCGCCGCCCTGGCCGATGCCGTGGCGGGCGCCGAGCGGATCGAGACCCGGGGCGGCCATATCGGCATGATCGTCGGCGATGCCGCGCCGGCCGTGACCGCGCGGATCGCCGACTGGCTGCACGATGCCGCCCGAGCCTTCAATTGTTCGGCCGG